DNA sequence from the Actinacidiphila yeochonensis CN732 genome:
CGGACGTCGGCCACGCGCCGTACGCCGAACCGGTAGGAGACCAGAGGCAGGAAGAGGAGGCGGAGCAGGGGCAGTCGGCCGCGCCGTCCCCTCGCCTCCCGCTCCGGTACCGCCCCCGGCCCGAGCGCGTCGCGCAGCGCGGCTGTCAGACAGGGGCGGGCGGTGCGGGCCCGCGCGGCGAGCACCGCCAGTCCCGCCGCCGTACCCGCCGCCACGCCCACGGCCACCCACCAGCCCGGCGCGCCCACGTCGCCGCCGACCAGGACCGGTACCGCCCCGGCCGCCAGCACGTACAGGCCGAGGAAGGGCTGCTCGTTGACCAGGAAGGTCAGCGCGAAGCTCAGGTTGAAGGGGCTTGAGCGCCGGGGACGCGGCGGGCGCAACGCGAGCAGGGTCATGAGGGTGACCGCCCCGCTACCGGAGATGATCCGGGTGACGAGCACCACGACTTCCTCTCAGCCGCACGATGCGAGCCGCTCGATGCGAGCCGCTCGATGCGAGCCGCACCCGCGAGCCACACGATGGGAGCCGCACGACGCGGGTCCGGCGGCCTGTCCTGTGGACGTGTTCCGATGGTTCACTGCTTCCGCACAGCCAGGACCAAGCGTAGGACCGGGCGACCACCCCTGGCAGGACGTCGGTCAACTCCCGTGCGTCAACGCTCCGTCAAGGCCGGCCACGCTCGGCGGGACCGCTCGCGCGGCGCCTGGCCTGGAAGCTCGGTCCGGCGGATTCCGTGAGCAACTCCGCAAGACGGTCGATCAGTTCGATGAGCGTGTCCAGCCGTGGTCCGCCGCGCGCGACGCGGAAACCGTGGCGGCGGCCATGGAACGCGCTCTGGACGGCGTGGAACTGCGCCCAGCGCCGGGCGCGTTCGCGATCGACCTCCGCGGCCTCGGCGTAGACGTCCAGAACGCGGTGGGCGGCCCTGCGCAGGTCGGGGGCCTCCAGGAGCGTCAGGGCGCGGGACTTGAGCAGGGTGCCGCCGTCGTAGGCGGGATCACCCGCGTACCCCTTGGGGTCGACGGCCAGCCACGGTTCCCGGTCGGCGCGCAGGATGTTCCTGGCGTGGAGATCGCCGTGGACGAGGGTGTCCGGCTGGACGGCGGCCAGTTCGCGGACGGTCGCCACGGCGGCGTCCACCACGTGGCGCGGCAGCGCGGGCGCCAACTCCTCGGCGTCCTTGCGCAGCTCCTCCTCCCAGGCGGCGGCCTGGTCCCTCAGCCGTGGCAGGTCCGGCGGCGCGGGGACGGCCAGCCGGCGACTGATCCGCCCGGCCACCGTCGCGACCTCGTCGCCGTCCTCGACCTCGGCCAGGGTGGACGACCGGACCCGTTCGAGCAGCATCGCGAACCGCTCGTCGTCCCGCTCGTGCAGCAGGACCGCGCCGCGTCCGTTCCACGCCGCGAAGGCGTCGGGCTCATGGACGTTGCCGGGGTGCGGAAACGACAGCTTCAGCACAGCGGCACCCCCGGCCCGCCGACGCACCGGGATGACGACCCCGACGCCCCCGTGCATGACCTCCCCGTCCGGCACGCAGCCCCAGAGGTCCAGCAACTCGCCGCTGATGTGCCCCAGTTCGCCGAGCCAGGCCGCTCCGCGCGCACCTTCCCGCGCGAGAGTGCTCCGCGTGAACGCCTCCGGAATCCCGATCACCCGGGCACCCTACGCGCGGGACGTCCGGGCTTTCGGCGCCTTGATGGTGTTCTTCGCGATCTGGTAGGCGTGGACGAACCACTCCTGGTCCGTGGTGGCGTCAGAGGGGAGCACAACGGTGACAGAGGAGACGTCCTTGCTGCTCGAACGGGTGCACGCGGCCGGCCTGACGGACGTGGTCGCGGTCGAGCCGGTCAGCGGGGGCCTCGCCGCGACCGCCGGACTCGCGCGCCGGGGGGACGGCACGCAGGTCTTCGTCAAGGCGTTCGGGGAGGGGCTCGGGGAGCCACCGTCAGAGGACGCCTTCGTCACGGAGGCCGAAGGACTCACCGTGCTGCGCGAGGCGGGCGGCGTCGCCACGCCCGAGATCGTCCGCGCCGACCGCGGCCTGCTCGTGCTCTCCGTGCTGCGGCCCCGGCCGGGCACCGGGGCGTTCTGGGAGCAGCTCGCGCACGTCCTCGCCCGTCTGCACACCTCCACGCGGCACCCCCGGTTCGGATGGCACCGGGACAACTGGCTGGGCCGTCGACGGCAGGTCAACACCTGGGAGGACGACGGGTTCGCGTTCTTCGCCCAGCACCGTCTGCTGCGCTGGCTCGGCGAACCCCGCGTCCGCCAGGCGCTCGACGCGGCGGACCGGGCGGCGCTGGAGCGGCTGTGCGACCGGCTGCCCGAGCTGCTGCCGGTCAGGCCCGCCTGCCTGACGCACGGCGACCTGTGGGCGCTGAACGTCATGGCCACCGCCGACGGGCGGCCCGCGCTGATCGACCCGGCCGTGTCGTACACGTGGGCCGAGGTCGACCTGGCCCACCTGTGGACGACGGCGCCGCCGCCCGAGGCGCAGGTGTTCTTCGAGCGGTACGCCGAGCTGACCGGGCTCGACCCCGACTGGCGCGACCGCATGCCGATCCTCCAGCTGCGCCAACACCTCGCGGTGATCGCCCAGTTCGACCCGGACTGGGGCGCCGCCGAGCTCGTCCGCGCCACCCTCGCCCCGTTCCGGCACCGGCCCTGACCACCGCGTGCCACCGGCCCTGACCACCGCGCGGCGGCGCCCCGCGACCATCGCGCGGCCGGTGCTACCCGATGGCGGCGCTGTGGACGACGTGGTCGGGGCTGTCGAGCCACACCTGCTCCCCGGCCGGGCCGACCGTGAGGCCGAACCGCTCGAACCCCGGCCGCCCCTGCTCCTCCCACCAGCGGTGGGCGGCCGCCACCTCGTCCCAGAGGCTCCGAGGCCCGGACTGGCGGACCTCGAACTCCTCGCGGCTCGGGACGTAGTCGACCGTCGCCCACGACGTGACGGCCGTGTCGCGCAACCACAGCGTGTACGAGCCGTCGCCGTACGCCTCGGCCCACGGGAACGCCCCGGACACCCGCACGCCGATCGCGAACATGACCGGCCAGTCCCCGACCGACTCCGGGGAGAGGCCGGTCACGCTCCGCCGCCCGTCGGCCGGCCACGCCCGCCCGCCGAGGTACTCGCGGACGTGCCGCAGCCGGGTGCGCTGAGCGCGCAGCCGCATGAACGCCGAGGAGCCGAGGAAGGGGCCACTGGCCGTCCCGTCCTCGGCCACGGTGAGACGGACCACCGCCTCCCCGCCGTACTCCGGCCCCCACGGCGCCACGATCAGCCCGCCCGGCCTCGTCTGCGCGATCCACTCCCGGGGGACCCGGCCGACGGACGCGGTGGCGATCAGGCGGTCGTACGGCGCGCCGTCGGCGTACCCCTCGGCCCCGTCGCCGACCACCGTCGACGGCTCGTACCCGGCCGCCTCCAGCCGGGCCCGCGCATCCCTCGCGCTGGCCTCGTCCACCTCCACCGTGACCACGTTCCCGGCGCCGAGCCGGGCGGACAGCAACGCTGCGTTCCAGCCGGTCCCGGTGCCGACCTCCAACACGCGGTGCCCGTCCTGGACGTCCAGCGCGTCCAGCATCGAGAAGACCATGGTCGGCATGGAGCTGGAGCTGGACGGGATCTTCCCCCTCCCCGGGCCGGTGTACGCCCAGTCGTCCCACTGGGTCGTGATCGGCGCGTCCCGGTGGACGGCCCGCCACCAGCTCTCGGGCTCCTCGGTACGGACCACCCGGTCGTCCTGCCGGTTCATTCCGGCGCGGCCGGGCCAGATCACGTCCGGGACGAACAGGTGCCGGGGCACCGCGTGGAAGGCGGGCAGCCAGTCGCCGGTGAGCGCTCCCTTTTCGATGAGCGCGGAGGCGAGCCCGTCAGGGCCCGCCCCCTTCTCGCTGTGGGTGGTCATGGAGTTGTCAGCGGCCGTCCGCCGGGCCCTGACCGTCGTTGGTGTTTCCGCCCTCGTCGGAGCCGCCTCCGCCGTGCTTGTTGCCGCTGTCACTGTCGTCCTGCGGGTTCCCGTCCGTCATGGTGAGCCACCAAGCGCGCATGGTCCGTATCTCCTGTCTCCGTTACCCGGCACGCGTTCATGTGCCGGATTTCCTGGGTCGATGATCCGGGTCTGCCCTGGGACGTGGGAACCTCCCCGGAACCACACTTCTGGACGTCCCCAAGGGAGGTAGAACGTCCCTGGGCAATGTGCCGGTAGTCAGGAGAGAACCGATGGCCAACGAAAGGTTGCGCGCCACCATGGCGGCAGCAGGTTGGACGTACGCTGGCTTGGCGGCTGTGGCAGAGGTCGACCCCAAGTCGGTGGAGCGTTGGGTGAACCTGGGCCGCACGCCTCGCCGGGAGACCGCTCTACGCGCCGCCGAAGCGTTGGGAGAGGACATGTTCGCACTTTGGCCGTCACTTCGGCAGGCACGCGCAGCCCGGGCGGTGAGTCCCGAACTTGTCGCGCTGTACGAACGACGGGCGGGCGTTGCCTTATCTGCGTACATTGACCTGTTCGCTCAGGCGCGGGAGCACCTGGACATCCTGGTGTATGCGGCGGTGTTCCTTCACGAGACCTACCCTGGGCTCAACGATCTGCTCGCGGAACGGGCTGCTGAAGGCTGCTCGGTGCGCATCGCCCTCGGCGATCCGGACAGTCCCAACGTGCGGCAGCGGGGAATGGAAGAGAAATTCGGCCACGGCATCGAGTCGCGGTGCCGCTTGGCGCTTATGCACTACAGCCCCCTCGTCGGAACACCGGGAATCGAGATCCGCACGCACGGAACAACCCTCTACAACAGTCTTTACCGCGCTGACGATCAAGTTCTCGTCAACGCGCATGTTTTCGGCGCCAACGCCTACGTCGCACCCGTGTGGCACCTTCGCCGTGCTGTGTCCGGCGGGATGTTCGACGGCTACATGGCGAGCTTTGACTCCGTATGGGAAACAGCGGCTCGGCGGGAGAAGTGATGGCACGCACCGAGTTCTACGACGACCCGAACGCCCCCGAGCCGAACAGCCTGGTCGTCGCGGCCTCCGCCGTCGTCACCGACGAGCGGGGCCGGGTCCTCCTGCAACGCCGACGGGACAGCGGCCTGTGGGCGCTGCCCGGCGGCGGGATGGACATGGGCGACTCCCTGCCCGGGGCGGCGGTGCGGGAGGTCAGGGAGGAGACCGGCCTGGACGTGGAGATCACCGGACTGGTGGGCACGTACACCGATCCCCGGCACGTCATCGCCTACACGGACGGCGAGGTCCGACGGCAGTTCAACGTCTGCTTCACCGCCCGGGTGGTCGGCGGGGAGTTGGCGGTCTCCGAGGAGTCCACCGAGGTGCGGTTCGTCCCCCCGGGCGATCTCGACTCCCTGCCGATGCACCACACGCAGCGGCTGCGGCTGGCCCACTTCCTGGAAGGGCGCGAACGCCCGTACCTCGGATGAGGGCACGCGCCCCCCGCGGCCCCTGTGGCGGCTCGGCAAGTCGGGCGCCGGGGGCGCCGGGTGTGCCCGGGGAGCGGCTTCACGCCAACCACCGGACCGTCAGAAACGTTCCGGTGCACGCCTGTTGACACCCCGGGCGCCGCCGGTTGAGGGTGACCCGGGGGTGGGAGCGCTCCCACCCCGCTCGGCGCCCCCCACGGAGCCGGGCAGACGACGGAGGAGAAGCATGCGGAATCCCCCCACCCGCCCCCGGCTGCGGCGGTTCGCCGCCGGCCTCGCGGTCCCCGCGGCGCTGCTGCTGGCCGCCCTGCCCGCCTCGGCCGCCACCGCCGGCGGCCATCCGGCGGGAGCGCACCCGGCGGCGGCCCACCCGGCCGACGCCGCCGCCGGCACCGCCTCGGTGAGCGTGGACACCGGTACGAGCCTGGCCACCGTGCCCGCCACGGCCATCGGCCTGAACGCGTCCACGTACGACAGCCACGTCACCGACGCCGTCGTTCCCGGCCTGGTCAAGGACGCGGGGGTGGGCCTGATGCGCTTCCCCGGCGGCACCGAGTCCGACCAGTACGACTGGCAGAGCAACACCGACGTGCTCTCCGGCGCCACGCAGCCCACCGACTTCGACGGCTTCATCGGCACCGCGAGCCAGGCCGGTGCCCAGCCGATGATCACCGTGAACTACGGCACCGGCGACACCGTCGGCAGCACCCGCTCGCCGCAGGAGACCGGCGCGCAGGTGGCCGCCGACTGGGTGCGGTACGCGAACGTGGAGCACCACGACCACGTCCAGTACTGGGAGATCGGCAACGAGGTCTACGGCAACGGCACCTACGGCGCCTACTGGGAGCCCGACGAGCACTGCGGGAGTGTGCCCCCGGCCACCAGCCAGCCCGACAGCT
Encoded proteins:
- a CDS encoding NUDIX hydrolase, with the translated sequence MARTEFYDDPNAPEPNSLVVAASAVVTDERGRVLLQRRRDSGLWALPGGGMDMGDSLPGAAVREVREETGLDVEITGLVGTYTDPRHVIAYTDGEVRRQFNVCFTARVVGGELAVSEESTEVRFVPPGDLDSLPMHHTQRLRLAHFLEGRERPYLG
- a CDS encoding methyltransferase domain-containing protein; protein product: MTTHSEKGAGPDGLASALIEKGALTGDWLPAFHAVPRHLFVPDVIWPGRAGMNRQDDRVVRTEEPESWWRAVHRDAPITTQWDDWAYTGPGRGKIPSSSSSMPTMVFSMLDALDVQDGHRVLEVGTGTGWNAALLSARLGAGNVVTVEVDEASARDARARLEAAGYEPSTVVGDGAEGYADGAPYDRLIATASVGRVPREWIAQTRPGGLIVAPWGPEYGGEAVVRLTVAEDGTASGPFLGSSAFMRLRAQRTRLRHVREYLGGRAWPADGRRSVTGLSPESVGDWPVMFAIGVRVSGAFPWAEAYGDGSYTLWLRDTAVTSWATVDYVPSREEFEVRQSGPRSLWDEVAAAHRWWEEQGRPGFERFGLTVGPAGEQVWLDSPDHVVHSAAIG
- a CDS encoding aminoglycoside phosphotransferase family protein, encoding MIGIPEAFTRSTLAREGARGAAWLGELGHISGELLDLWGCVPDGEVMHGGVGVVIPVRRRAGGAAVLKLSFPHPGNVHEPDAFAAWNGRGAVLLHERDDERFAMLLERVRSSTLAEVEDGDEVATVAGRISRRLAVPAPPDLPRLRDQAAAWEEELRKDAEELAPALPRHVVDAAVATVRELAAVQPDTLVHGDLHARNILRADREPWLAVDPKGYAGDPAYDGGTLLKSRALTLLEAPDLRRAAHRVLDVYAEAAEVDRERARRWAQFHAVQSAFHGRRHGFRVARGGPRLDTLIELIDRLAELLTESAGPSFQARRRASGPAERGRP
- a CDS encoding fructosamine kinase family protein translates to MTEETSLLLERVHAAGLTDVVAVEPVSGGLAATAGLARRGDGTQVFVKAFGEGLGEPPSEDAFVTEAEGLTVLREAGGVATPEIVRADRGLLVLSVLRPRPGTGAFWEQLAHVLARLHTSTRHPRFGWHRDNWLGRRRQVNTWEDDGFAFFAQHRLLRWLGEPRVRQALDAADRAALERLCDRLPELLPVRPACLTHGDLWALNVMATADGRPALIDPAVSYTWAEVDLAHLWTTAPPPEAQVFFERYAELTGLDPDWRDRMPILQLRQHLAVIAQFDPDWGAAELVRATLAPFRHRP
- a CDS encoding helix-turn-helix transcriptional regulator, with protein sequence MANERLRATMAAAGWTYAGLAAVAEVDPKSVERWVNLGRTPRRETALRAAEALGEDMFALWPSLRQARAARAVSPELVALYERRAGVALSAYIDLFAQAREHLDILVYAAVFLHETYPGLNDLLAERAAEGCSVRIALGDPDSPNVRQRGMEEKFGHGIESRCRLALMHYSPLVGTPGIEIRTHGTTLYNSLYRADDQVLVNAHVFGANAYVAPVWHLRRAVSGGMFDGYMASFDSVWETAARREK